In Zingiber officinale cultivar Zhangliang chromosome 9B, Zo_v1.1, whole genome shotgun sequence, the genomic window GTGCTCGACTGCTCCTCCTTCTCCGTCCTCTTCGACCGATCCCTCGTCGACAAGCGCAATGTTCTCGTCGGCGACTATATGCCTAGCATTAGCTTCACCGGCGACACCCGCGTCGTCGTCTACCTCGACCCCTCTGAGCCTGATCACGCCCGGGTCAAGAGCTTCTGCCTCGACATCCTCAAGCGGAGCGCCGCCACTTGGGCCTCTTCCTTCCACTCGAACTTCGACATCATGTTTGATACCCTTGAGCGCGAGATCGCCAAGGGCGGATCCGCCTCCGGCCTCGTCCCCGTCCAACAGTGCATCTTCAACTTCCTTTGCCGGAGCATCGTCGGTGCCGATCCATCAGCGTCGCCTGAGATCGGATCCAACGGTTTCGCCATGCTCGATACGTGGCTTGCTCTACAGCTGATGCCCGTCACCGCCGTCCCAAACTTCCCGCAACCGCTGCAAGAGATCCTGCTCCACTCCATCCCCTACCCCTCCTTCTTCATCAGCGGCGTCTACCGCAAGCTCTACGAGTTCGTGGAGAAGCACGGGGAGGAAGTGGTGCTACGCGCGGAAACAGAGTTTGGCATCAACAAGAAGGATGCCATCAACAACATCCTATTCGTGCTGGGGTTCAACGCCTTCGGTGGCTTCTCCATCTTCTTGCCGGCGCTGCTAACCACCGTCGGAACCGACAAGACAGGGCTGCGGGAGCGGCTGCGGGAGGAGGTGAGGAGGGTGATGCAGGGGAGGCCAGGGGAGGCGAGACCAGGTTTCGAGGCGGTGCGGGAGATGGAGCTAGTGCGGGCAACGGTGTACGAGACGCTACGTCTGAA contains:
- the LOC122024548 gene encoding fatty acid hydroperoxide lyase, chloroplastic-like, yielding MWASAMSSAAPPVPTKTIPGSYGLPVLGPLKDRLDYFWFQGPETYFRSRVASHKSTVFRTNMPPTFPFFVGVDPRVVAVLDCSSFSVLFDRSLVDKRNVLVGDYMPSISFTGDTRVVVYLDPSEPDHARVKSFCLDILKRSAATWASSFHSNFDIMFDTLEREIAKGGSASGLVPVQQCIFNFLCRSIVGADPSASPEIGSNGFAMLDTWLALQLMPVTAVPNFPQPLQEILLHSIPYPSFFISGVYRKLYEFVEKHGEEVVLRAETEFGINKKDAINNILFVLGFNAFGGFSIFLPALLTTVGTDKTGLRERLREEVRRVMQGRPGEARPGFEAVREMELVRATVYETLRLNPPVPLQYGRARDDFTLRSHDAAFQVRKGELLCGYQPLVMRDPEVFEDPETFSPERFKGAAGKEMLKYLFWSNGPQTGAPTAENKQCAAKDYVVETACLLLANIFLRYDEFVCADDGFTVTKLQKAAAAVPVE